The Hevea brasiliensis isolate MT/VB/25A 57/8 chromosome 1, ASM3005281v1, whole genome shotgun sequence genome has a window encoding:
- the LOC131183255 gene encoding uncharacterized protein LOC131183255 yields MDGDKLKCSCNHQKCQNRNYANENTIRLHLVKHGFVPYYYKWILHGERCTSNIDSQNINVMIAESVQEVDNNTSNTYEQMVMDVADPDFFQDVMEEPPNPSAQKLYDILQAANQEVWPGCETHSQLLVVARMLNIKAEHHLSERCFDDICQLMKEVLPDENLMTKNFYSTKKLVQALGLPVEKIYCCANGYATAWKHFNKTHPSFVVEVRNVRLGLCTDGFQPFGQSGQQYSSWPVIVTPYNLPPWLCMKDEYMFLTVIVPGPRNPKDKLDVYLQPLIAELKQLWEVRFKTYDASKKNNFNIRVALLWTISDFPAYSLLSDWSTASETACPYCRNDSDAFTLTKGGKQSWFNNHRKFLLANHPFRRNKIAFRKNKTVIKSAPPILSSEEILEQIEHLGLMYVTDMGADENNSRKAKNMGWKKRSIFWDLPYWSTNMFCHNLDVMHIEKNVFENIFNTVMNVEGKTKDNAKSREDLKEFCHRPKLERDMAIRKYPKAQTIKSSVV; encoded by the exons ATGGATGGGGATAAACTGAAATGTTCATGTAATCATCAAAAGTGTCAGAATCGTAATTATGCTAATGAGAATACAATTCGATTACATTTGGTGAAGCATGGATTCGTGCCATATTATTATAAATGGATTCTACATGGGGAACGCTGCACAAGTAATATTGATAGTCAAAACATAAATGTTATGATAGCGGAGTCTGttcaagaggttgataataacACAAGCAATACATATGAGCAAATGGTAATGGATGTAGCAGATCCTGATTTCTTTCAGGATGTAATGGAGGAGCCTCCAAATCCATCAGCTCAAAAATTGTATGACATATTACAAGCTGCTAATCAAGAGGTGTGGCCAGGTTGTGAAACTCATTCGCAGCTCTTAGTTGTTGCAAGGATGTTGAacatcaaggcagaacatcatttGTCAGAAAGGTGTTTTGATGACATCTGCCAACTTATGAAAGAGGTGTTACCGGATGAAAATTTAATGACTAAAAACTTTTACAGTACGAAGAAGTTGGTCCAAGCATTGGGCCTACCGGTTGAGAAGATTTATTGTTGTGCTAATGGAT ATGCAACTGCATGGAAGCATTTTAATAAAACACATCCTTCATTTGTTGTTGAGGTTCGGAATGTAAGACTAGGACTGTGCACCGATGGGTTTCAACCATTCGGTCAGTCTGGACAACAATATTCATCTTGGCCAGTCATTGTCACTCCTTACAATTTGCCTCCTTGGTTATGTATGAAGGATGAGTATATGTTCCTAACGGTAATAGTTCCTGGTCCGAGAAACCCAAAAGACAAATTGGATGTGTACTTACAGCCCCTTAttgcagagttgaaacagttgTGGGAAGTTAGATTTAAGACATATGATGCATCAAAgaagaataattttaatataagggTTGCGTTATTATGGACAATAAGTGATTTCCCTGCATATTCATTGTTGTCCGATTGGAGCACAGCCAGCGAGACTGCTTGTCCATATTGTAGGAATGATTCAGATGCATTCACATTAACAAAGGGTGGTAAACAATCATGGTTTAACAATCACCGTAAATTCTTACTAGCTAACCATCCTTTCAGACGGAACAAAATTGCTTTTAGAAAGAACAAGACAGTCATAAAAAGTGCTCCCCCCATTCTATCTAGTGAGGAAATTTTAGAACAAATAGAACATCTAGGATTAATGTATGTCACAGATATGGGTGCAGATGAGAATAACAGTCGCAAAGCAAAAAACATGGGTTGGAAGAAACGAAGCATTTTTTGGGATTTGCCATATTGGAGTACTAACATGTTTTGCCACAACCTGGATGTCATGCATATAGAGAAAAAtgtatttgaaaatatttttaatactgtgATGAATGTTGAAGGGAAGACGAAGGACAATGCAAAATCAAGGGAAGATTTGAAAGAGTTTTGTCACCGACCTAAGTTAGAGAGGGATATGGCAATAAGAAAGTATCCTAAAGCACAAACAATCAAAAGCAGTGTTGTGTGA